In Silene latifolia isolate original U9 population chromosome X, ASM4854445v1, whole genome shotgun sequence, the following proteins share a genomic window:
- the LOC141622976 gene encoding protein SOSEKI 5-like: MAVSLSKTRSEQLQLHKNRNEQDEDMDNNNNNNNGKVMEQQKRALVPVVYYLSRNGQLEHPHFMEVPLSSPQGLYLRDIIHRLNLLRGKSMASHYSWSSKRSYKSGYVWHDLGENDYIHPVHGGEYVLKGSEILETTSLLLSSPSLSKSPETSSSSSGKTSNAVPPAVNNRRRNQSWGAIDLHEYKVYKSESTQEFAAADASTQTDDKRRRRKAVIKEEPEIEMEEKSMELSRGEISPPPPSDSSPETLEALMKADGRLIINNNNNNGNAVSSTSQAIDQVAGAVDQTAGYCPNGGKMKASSVLMSLISCGSISFRDCGATAVKDHGLSLISHYKPRSTRGGNTTTGDDNGDGINNDNDDIMKMKNNYVGGSFAKMALEDKEYFSGSLIETNKNNYKEDPQFISLKRSSSYNADRSSHLKLDRKEVDGVRAKCIPRRPKAQPNNTKERVSEASSISITSTQNGSQN; encoded by the exons ATGGCGGTCTCATTGAGCAAAACACGAAGCGAGCAGCTTCAACTTCACAAAAACCGCAACGAGCAAGATGAAGACAtggataacaacaacaacaacaacaatggtaAAGTGATGGAGCAACAAAAAAGAGCACTAGTTCCAGTTGTTTACTATCTCTCTAGAAATGGTCAACTTGAACACCCTCACTTCATGGAGGTTCCTCTTTCTTCTCCTCAAGGTCTTTACCTTCGCGACATTATTCATCGTTTAAACCTCCTTCGCGGTAAATCCATGGCTTCTCACTACTCCTGGTCTTCCAAACG GAGCTATAAGAGTGGATACGTGTGGCATGATTTAGGTGAGAATGATTATATTCATCCAGTTCACGGAGGAGAGTACGTGCTCAAAGGCTCCGAAATCCTTGAAACGACATCGTTATTGCTATCCTCACCGTCATTGTCTAAATCTCCGGAAACGTCGTCGTCTTCCAGTGGCAAGACTAGTAATGCCGTTCCACCTGCAGTGAATAATCGGCGGAGGAATCAGTCCTGGGGAGCTATAGACCTGCACGAGTACAAAGTGTACAAGTCTGAGTCGACTCAGGAGTTTGCCGCAGCAGACGCGTCAACTCAGACAGACGACAAACGACGTCGTAGAAAGGCGGTTATTAAGGAGGAACCAGAAATTGAAATGGAAGAGAAGAGTATGGAGCTGAGCAGAGGCGAGATTTCACCTCCTCCGCCTTCGGATTCTAGCCCTGAGACACTAGAGGCATTGATGAAAGCTGACggaagattaattattaataacaataacaataacggaAATGCGGTGTCGTCGACATCGCAGGCCATTGATCAGGTTGCAGGAGCAGTTGATCAAACGGCAGGGTATTGTCCAAATGGGGGAAAGATGAAAGCTTCTTCAGTATTAATGTCATTAATCTCCTGCGGTTCGATTTCATTCAGAGACTGTGGGGCTACTGCAGTTAAAGACCATGGATTGTCATTAATCTCGCATTATAAACCACGGTCCACACGTGGTGGGAATACGACAACAGGTGATGATAATGGTGATGGTATTAATAACGATAACGATGATATTATGAAGATGAAGAACAATTATGTGGGTGGTAGCTTTGCAAAGATGGCATTAGAAGATAAGGAGTATTTTAGTGGGAGTTTAATTGAGACTAACAAGAATAATTATAAGGAAGATCCTCAGTTTATTTCTCTCAAAAGATCCTCATCTTACAATGCTGATAG GAGCTCTCATTTGAAGCTGGACAGGAAAGAAGTGGACGGAGTGAGAGCGAAATGCATACCAAGGAGGCCAAAGGCACAACCGAACAACACTAAAGAACGCGTCTCAGAAGCATCTTCCATTAGTATCACCAGCACTCAAAACGGGAGCCAAAACTGA